The nucleotide sequence CATGGATAGGCCGGGGAGCACCCCGCACAGCTTCGACAAAGCCCCAGCGCCGCATGCAAGTACTGGTTCATCCTCTAGCCGTCGTCGTCGGTTTGCCGGCAAAGACTCGGCCGGCCGTCGCCCAGGCTCGACACTCGTGCAGCGGCTCGTCGgctcgccgatgccgctcatacagtgcgacgactgcacACAGACAGTGTTGCGGCTAACATCTAGCACGCCACAACACCCAGAT is from Triticum aestivum cultivar Chinese Spring chromosome 3A, IWGSC CS RefSeq v2.1, whole genome shotgun sequence and encodes:
- the LOC123059011 gene encoding uncharacterized protein yields the protein MDRPGSTPHSFDKAPAPHASTGSSSSRRRRFAGKDSAGRRPGSTLVQRLVGSPMPLIQCDDCTQTVLRLTSSTPQHPDGYSSNAKTTGKVDAHFDIGKKNTSIY